The Nitrosopumilus sp. genome segment CAAGCATCATCAAACATACACTGACAAATTAAATGCAGCCCTAGAAACATGTCCAGCAGAAATTCAAGACAAAGACATTCTTGAAATTTTATCTGATATTAAATCAGTACCTGAGGACAAAAGAGGCGCCATTAATTTCAATGGTGGTGGTTATGATAACCACAGGCTATTTTGGAACAACATGAAACCTAATGGCGGTGGAGAACCTGGAGGATCTATTGCAGATGCAATCAAAGAATCCTTTGGAAGCTTCGCTGACTTTAAGGAGAAATTTTCATCCACTACAGCAGTAATTCAAGGCAGTGGTTGGGGATGGTTAGTATACAATCCTTCTTCTAGAAAGGTTGAGTACAAATCAATGCCAAACCAAACAAGTCCAAGAACTGAGGGGCTAGTACCATTGTTGGGCTGTGATGTATGGGAACATGCATACTATCTCCACTATCAAAACAAAAGACCTGACTATATTGCCGCATGGTGGAATGTAGTTAATTGGGATGAAGTGGAAAAAAGATTCTCCAAAGCAAAATAAAGCTCTTTTCTTTATTTTTTATTTGTTCAGGGATTT includes the following:
- a CDS encoding superoxide dismutase, whose translation is MGKYTLPEMPYAYDALEPHIDARTMEIHHTKHHQTYTDKLNAALETCPAEIQDKDILEILSDIKSVPEDKRGAINFNGGGYDNHRLFWNNMKPNGGGEPGGSIADAIKESFGSFADFKEKFSSTTAVIQGSGWGWLVYNPSSRKVEYKSMPNQTSPRTEGLVPLLGCDVWEHAYYLHYQNKRPDYIAAWWNVVNWDEVEKRFSKAK